AGGACCCCCGCGCGCTGGAGCCCCAACGGCCGCCACGTCTCCCCGCCGTCCTCCGAGCGGAACACCCCGTTCGTCGCCAGCGTGGAGCGGCCCGTGGCCACGTACAGCACCGCGTCATCCGTGGGGTGCGCCGCGAGCCCCGTCACCCAGGTGTCCTTGAACGCCGGGTGCGACGTCCACGAACACGCTCCGTCCTTCGAGGACAAGAGCGCGTTGCCGGTGGCCGCCAGGATTTCCCCTGTCTCGCGCCAGACGAAGGACTCCGGTCGCCAGCCGCCATACCCCATGGCATCCGGACACACCCAGCGCCACGTCCGCCCACTGTCGCGCGAGATGACCGCGCCGAACGTGGCCCCCACGAAGAAGTCCTCGGTGTGGCCCCGCCGCAGCGTGACGTTGGACGTCTCCGGCAGGCCCGCGTGCGCCCACGCCGCGCCCGAGCTCAGCGAGCTCAGGAGGCCGGCCACCGCCGCCCCCCGCCAACCCCCCGTCATTCGTCGCGTTCGCATCCGGCGCTCCGGGGCAGGCCTCATGGCCCCCCACGATAACGTCCGGCCCGCGCCTGCATAGCGGTGCGTGCGGACCGAAAGTCGCCCCTCCCCGAAGCGCCCGGCAGGGGAGCGGCCGCGCGGTCACTGTTTCCCGGCGGGCACGTCCAGGACGGTGGGCAGGTCCAGAACGGTGAGTGTGGCGATGCCCATGTTCGCCGTGAGCCCCGACGGCTGGACGCAGGCCGCCAGCGTGGTGAGCGTGGGCACGGCGGTGACCAGGCGCACGCCGTGGCCTGTGTGACGCCCGGAGCCGATGAGCCCCTCGGACGTGAAGACCTGCATCCCTCCGTCCACGACGGCCTCCACGCGGGCCAGCTCCACGGAGGACTTCTCCCCGTTGGACCAGGTCACGGTGGCGGTGGATGCACCGCCCGTGCCGCCGATGCAGGTCGCGCGCTTCAGGTGCTGCGTCTCCATGCCCACGGCCACCATCACCACGCCGTCGTTGACGGGGCAGCCGTTGAACTGGAGCGACTCGCGCTGCACGGCGTTCCGGGGCGTGGTGAGCAGCAGCCCGGGACGGTAGGCCTGCTGGAGCGACCCCGAGCACACCACCACCGGCGCCTCCCCCAGCGCCCGCGCCGCGTCCGTCATCGATGCCGGCAGCTCCGCCTGCGCCAGCGCCTCCTCTCCCCACACCGCGTCATCCGCCGGGGCCGCGTCCTCTGCTGGCACAGGCGCCTCGGCCTGCACCCGAGCTTCGGGCGCCTTGGCCTGCGCCGGAGCTTCGGGCGCCTTGGCCTGCGCCGGGGTTTCGGCCGGCGCCGGAGCTTCGGGAGCTTCGGGGGCCTCGGGCTCATTGGCGCGGGCGGTTCCGGACGCGAGCATCAGCAGGCAGCCGCCTCGCGCGAAGAGGTTCAGCGCGCGGCGCGAGTGGGACGACTCCAGGACCTTGAGAGAACGGAAGGAAGCGGGGCGCGACGTCATGAGGGAAGACACCTTGGGTAGGAGTCCCTGGGGCAGGGATGCCAGAAGGTGGGGAATCCCTCTCACGCAAGACAGCCACCCCGAAGCGCAGGGTTCATGCAGCCCCCAACCTCTCAGGTTTTGCGCATCCGATTCGCGCGGTGGACAGTGTGTCCAAGGCCTGCCGCTCCTCACCGCGCTGGCTGGCTTTCCCTGTTTCAGAATGCTACGGAATCAGGGTCCCGGACCCAGGCGTGGACCCCCTTTGTCCGCCAGGGTGTCCGGGAGGGACGACAAGGCCGTGACTCCAGACGATTCGAACGTGGGTGACGTGGCCGCGGGCCCTGGCTCCAGCGTCACGCGGGGCGTGTGGGCGCGGGTGATGAAGGGCGCGGTGGAGGACGCGGTGCGTGCCTACGAGGCGATGGGCGCGGGGCAGCGCGAGCGGGTCCTGGAGGAGGCGCTGGTGGTGCCCGCCGACACGCGCACCCGGCTGGTGGAGGTGCTGCGGCAGGCGCGCGACTTCGCGGGCGCGGCGCGGCTGCTGGAGTCGGATGGAGACGACCGGGGCGCGGCGCCGCTGTACGAACAGGCGGGAGCGCCGCTCCTTGCGGCGGAGGCGTGGCTGAGGGTGGGGGAGCAGGCCCGCGCGGCGGCGGCCTTCGAGCGGGCCGGTTCGCTGGAGCAGGCGCTGTCGCTGTACCAGGCGCTGGGCGCGCGCGAGTCGCTGGCGCACCTCCTGGGCCGCATGCACCGGCCCATGGAGGCGGCGCAGGTGTTCCGGGTGCTGGGCAACGCGCACGCGGAGCTGGAGATGCTGCGCGCGGTGCCCGCGGACGACGCTCAGCGGCCGGAGGCGGTCCTGCGCATGTGCGAGCTGCTGGACGCGGAGGGCGCGACGTGGCGCGCGCTGGTGCTCCTGGCGGACGGCATCAAGCACGCGTCGGGGGCGGGGCTGCTGCTGCTCCAGGCGGAGCAGGCGCGGCTGCTCCAGCAGCTGGGGCTCGCGTCGGCGCCGGAGGGCTCGGTCGCGGCGGAGAAGGCGCCGCCGGTGGTGGATGGCTATGGCTATCTGAAAGCCATTCCCATCTTCGATGGTCTGTCTTTGGAAGACATGCGCGACCTCTACCGCCTGGCCCGGCCCGTGCTGGTGCCTGCGGGGACGACGGTGCTGGAGAAGGGCGCGAAGGGGATGGGGCTGGTGGTGCTGCTGGAGGGCATGGTGAGCGTGTCCACCGGCCCGGGCCCGGACGCGCGCCAGCTCAACATGCTGGGGCCGGGCGCGTTCCTGGGGGAGATTTCCCTCATCCTGGACAGCCCGGTGACCGCGCACGTGCGCGCGCACACGGTGGTGCGCGCCCTGCGCGTCACGCGGACGGACTTCCAATACTTCCTGGAGACGCACGAGGCCGCGGCCCTGCGCATCTACCGGCTCTTCACCCAGAGCCTGGCGGAGCGCGTGAAGGCGCTGAGCGGGTGAGAAGAGGGGTGCAGCTGCTCAGCGGCGCTCATCGCTTCGGGAAGGCCTGCCGGAACTCATTCAGCGCCGCTGTCAGGTCTCCTCGCGCCGCATCGCCTTCGGGAAGGGCGCTTTCTGGGCGGGAGAGGAATTCGTCCACTCCTGATAGGAGGGCCTGGCACAAGGCTTTGGACTCCACCTGGCCCAGGGACGTCGCGCCACAGGTCAAACTGAGCTTGCCTTGAGAGGACTTCCGGAACCAGACGGAGAAGGATGAGTCCACTCCGATGAAGCGGTGCTCCGTTTCGCTGCTGGTCAGGAGGATCCGCACGCCGTCGAGCAGCCCGACCATGGCCAGGACGATCATCATTGCCTGATCAGGCTTCCTCCCCTTGGAGGTGCAGGTCCACTCATCCGTGGTGAAGGTCATGTGACCCAGGTCGAACCCCGAATGAGGGGGGCCCAGTTGGCCAGTCCACTCACACTCGAATCTCAGCATCGTGGTGTCCTCCTCCCAGGACCGGGAACACGGTGATGACACGGTTACCGTCCGCGGCGCCAACAGGCGCAACGATGACGGCTCTCAGCCTTTGAGCTGCCGGTATCCGACCTGTCCCTGCATCGGGCAGGCCCAGGTCGGTTCGCACTCTCCGGTTCTTCACTCCCGGTCTTTCCGGACGGGTGCGCGCGACCCGCGCCTGCGCTACATGGGGCCGCATGGCGGACCTCAAATCCCGGGCGGCGGCCCTCGCCGCGAACGGTGAGCTGGACGCGGCGCTGGCCGCCTACCAGGACGCACTGCGTGCGGACCCCGGCGATCCGGAGCTGCACCAGCGCGTCGCGGAGCTGCTCGAGTGGCTGGAGCGCACCCCGGAGGCCGCCCACGCCTACGACGACGCGGCGCTCGCCTGGACCCGCGCGGGAGGGCTGCTGCGCGCGGTGGCCGCCACGGTGCTGTCGCGGGGCCTGCGGGGCGCGCGTCCCAAGACGGTGCGCGCGGTGGCGGAGCGCTTCGCCCTGCCGCCCGGCGCGCTGGCCCCCACCTTCGCCTGGGTGGCTGACGGCAAGGACCCGGGCGTGCCCGTGCTGTCCGGCGTGGGGCGCGACGCCTTCGTGGCGCTGGTGGAGGCGCTGGAGGTGCGCGCCTTCTGGCCGGGCCAGCGCGTGGTGGAGGAGGGACAGCCGGGCGACTCCATGTTCGCGCTGGTGGAGGGCCGCGCGGAGGTGACGCGCCGGGTGGAGGGCAACGCGCGCCAGGTCGTGGCCACGCTGGGGCCGGGGGACTTCTTCGGCGAGGTGGCGCTGGTGTCCGAAGGGCCCAGGCTGGCCAGCGTGGAGGTGCGTGAGCGCTCCGTGCTGCTGGAGTTCAAGCGCCCCTCCCTGGCCCGCGTCAGCGCGGCGCACCCGGAGGTGGACGCGGCCGTGCACGCCTTCTACCAGCGCCGGCTGGTGGACAACCTGCTGCGCACCAGCCCCCTGTTCACCAACCTGTCGCCCGCGCTGAAGCAGGCGATGTCGCGCGAGTTCGACCTGCGCGCCGTGCCCGCGGGCCAGGTGCTCCTCACGCAGGGGCAGCCGGGCGACGCCTTCTACCTGCTCCTGCGCGGCCAGTGTCAGCTGTCACTGGAGCAGCCGGGCCGCATCGTGTTGCTGCCGGAGCTGCGCGAAGGCGACGTGTTCGGTGAAATCTCCCTGCTGCTGGACAAGCCCGTGTCCGCGACGGTGCGCACGAAGACAGCGTGCGTGGTGCTGCGCCTGGAGCGCGCCGCCTTCGAGCGGCACGTCGTGAGCCAGCCCGGCCTCAAGGGCCAGCTCATGCGCATGGGCACGGAGCGCCTCCAGCAGACCGCGAAGGCGCTCTTCGTTTGAAGTGAGGCGTGAAAGCGCGTCAGGCCTCCGCGTCCAGCTGCACGGGGTGCTCGCGCAGCCAGTCCTGCGCGCGGCGGATCCGCTCGGCGCCGGATGCGCGGCCCTCCTTCTCCAGGAGCTGCCGGTAGGGCTCCAGCTGCTCCGGCGTCCACGCGGGCAGGGCCTTCAGGTCCGCGAGCGCCACCAGCTCCTCCGCGCTCCGTCCCTTCGCCTCCTGCCGCGCGGTGAGCAGCGCCGCCAGCACCAGCCGCGCGGGCTCCGCCTCGAAGGCGATGGCCGCGTCGGTGAGCCACTCGCGCGTGGGCTCGTCCGCCGCCGGGTCCTTCGCTCCCTCGCGCATGCGCTCCAGCATCCCTTCGAGGAAGTCCGCGTCCACCGCGCCCTTCACCGCGCGCAGGAGCGCGGCGATGACCTGCCTCCGCGCTTCCGGCTCCTTGGGCTGGGACTTCATCGCGCGCAGCGGCTCCCACAGCGCGACGGTGAGCCACAGCTCCTCTTCCGGAGAGAAGACGGACGGCGTGGCCGGGTCGCGCAGCTTCGCCTCCACCCGCTGCGCGCGCTCCTTCGCCTCGCGCGAGATGCGCTCCACCAGCGCGGGGTCCGCCTGCACGTGCTTCACCAGCGCGTCCAGCTCGCCGGCCTCCGCCTTGCGCAGCGCCTCCGAGGCCTCGGGCGTGAGGTCCTCCTGCTCCATGCCCGCGACCAGGGACTCGTACTTGCGCACCACCTCCGCGTGCTTCTGGCTCCACTCGCGGAACTGCACGTCGAAGACGACGTCCAGCACGGGGTTGTCCTCCGGCCGCACCTTGCCCGTCTTCTTCGCCGCCGTGGCCAGGAGCGCGCCCACGCACAGCGCGCGCCGCTCCTCCGGCGTGCGTCCGCTCTTCGCCGCCTGCGCGAGCAGCCCCGCGCCCAGCTTCTCCTGGAAGCCGCGCGTGCCCAGCTCCCGCACCACGCCCACGCGCAGGCTGTTACGCGCCTCCAGTGCGTCCAGGCCTTCCTGCGCGGCCAGCTTCGCGAGCGCCTGGCCCACGTGGTCGCTGAAGGCCTTGTCGTCATAGCGGAGCCCCGGCTGGGGCCCCGCGGCCTGGAGCAGCACGCCCAGGTGCTCCAGCGCCTGGGACAGGCGGGACACGTCCGCGTCGCCCAGGAGCGACATGGCCGCCTCCAGGTCCTGCTTCAGCGGGTGGGCGGGGGCGGTGGGAGGCGGCGCGGCTTTCGCGCGGTCCTCGGCGGCATGACAGGCCTTGTACTTCTTCCCGCTGCCACAGGGGCACGGGTCGTTGCGGCCGGGCTTGGAAGGGCTCACGGCTTGGCACCGTAAGCGAAAGCGCCCGGCCCTTCCATGAACGGAAGGAGCCGGGCGCCCCGGTGCTTCAGGAAGTGCTCAGCCGGTTACTGGAGGTTGAAGCCCAGCGTCAGGCCCAGCACGTGCGCGTTGCCGGAGTACGTGCCCGGCATGCCCGGGGCCGTGCTCTCCTTGTCCGCCAGCGCGACGAACTGGTAGCCCAGGTCCGCGCGGAACGGCTTGAACTGGTAGCCCGCGCCCACGGACACCTTGAAGCGGTTGGCGTCCGGGAGGTCCGGCGTCAGCGTGTTGTTGGGGCTGGGGGACGGGTCGTACGTGAAGCCCAGGCGCACCTGCAGCGCGTCCGTCACGCCGTACTCACCGCCCAGCGAGTACTTCCACTTCGCACGCCAGCGCTTGGGCAGCGGGTTGTCGATGGACGGGTTCTCGAAGCGGATGGCCAGCTCCGAGAACGTGGACCAGTCCACCCAGCTCGCGTCGAACGCCAGCAGCAGGTTGTTCAGCGGCCGGTACGCCAGGCCCGCCGTCACGGTGGACGGCAGGACGACGTCCGCGTGCGCCTTCTGGTCCGTCAGCCGGCTCTGGAACTCCACCGGGATGTTCTGGAAGTCCGCCTGGCCCTGGAACGCGATGTCGATGGCGCTGCGGTAGTGCAGGCCCATGTCCAGGTTGTCCAGCAGCTTGGCCTGCACGCCGATGTTGAAGCCGGAGCCCCAGTCCGCGCCGCCCAGGTGGACGGAGCCCTCGCTGTTCACGAAGTCCAGGCCGCGCGTCAGCTCGATGGTGGCCCGGGCGATGTCCAGACCCGCGCCGAAGCGGAAGCGCGGGTGCAGCTCATACGCGAACGACGGGTTGATGTAGTACGTCGCCAGCGAGGACTCGTAGCCGCGGAAGCGGCCGCTGAAGCCCTCCTCCCAGCGGCTGCGCGCGCCGTACGGCGTGAACACGCCGACGCCGAACGCCGCCTTCTCGAACGGCTTGTAGACCACGAACAGGTGCGGGGGAGGAGACAGCGTGGTGCGCTGCCCTTCCGCCTCCATGTTCGGCCGCTGGAACGTGATGCTGGGGAGGATGCCCGTGTCGCCGAGCGTGATGTCGAGCTTCTTCACGCCGACCATGTTCGCCACGTTGTAATAGATGGAGGACGAGTCCTCCAGCCATGCCGTGGCGGCGCCGCCCGCGCCGGTGGCGCGAGCGCTGTGGGTGTCGACCTGGAATCCCGCGGCCTGGCTGGTACCGGCCGCCAGGATCGCCACGAGGGAGAGTGTCTTTTTCATGGGTGTTTGATTCCTCTCTCAGTGGTTCGCGTTAGTTGGGCTGGGCGCCAGACTTCAGGAAGTCGACGACCTGGTCCTGGGCTTCCTGGGTGTAGACCAGGAAGCTGTGGCCCCTCGGCGACGCCGACGCGGGGTACATGTACGAAGCCACCGTGCGGGGGGCGTCCTTGCGGTTGGCCGCGTTGATCAGCGCCAGCGTGTTCGCGTTCGGGATGACCGTATCGCCCTCGATGTACTGGATGAGCGCGCGGTGCTCGGCGGCGTTCGTGGGGGCCGCCGGGTTGTTCTCCAGCAGGTACGCGTAGTTGCGCGCGTCCGCCGGGTCCAGGATGGTGTTCGCCAGGCTGATGAACGTGTCGAACGCCGGCATGCCCGGCTTGATGCCCGCCTGGGACAGCTGGAGCAGGAACGCATCGCGCTGCAGCTTGAAGTCGGGCGCGGTCAGCAGCACGCCGGCCAGGTTGCCACCGGCCACGTTGAGCACCGAGCGGTGCACACGCGGGGACACCGCGGTGGACATGGTGCCCATGATGCCGCCGAGGCTC
This DNA window, taken from Corallococcus coralloides DSM 2259, encodes the following:
- a CDS encoding cyclic nucleotide-binding domain-containing protein, with translation MSARVSGRDDKAVTPDDSNVGDVAAGPGSSVTRGVWARVMKGAVEDAVRAYEAMGAGQRERVLEEALVVPADTRTRLVEVLRQARDFAGAARLLESDGDDRGAAPLYEQAGAPLLAAEAWLRVGEQARAAAAFERAGSLEQALSLYQALGARESLAHLLGRMHRPMEAAQVFRVLGNAHAELEMLRAVPADDAQRPEAVLRMCELLDAEGATWRALVLLADGIKHASGAGLLLLQAEQARLLQQLGLASAPEGSVAAEKAPPVVDGYGYLKAIPIFDGLSLEDMRDLYRLARPVLVPAGTTVLEKGAKGMGLVVLLEGMVSVSTGPGPDARQLNMLGPGAFLGEISLILDSPVTAHVRAHTVVRALRVTRTDFQYFLETHEAAALRIYRLFTQSLAERVKALSG
- a CDS encoding cyclic nucleotide-binding domain-containing protein, with amino-acid sequence MADLKSRAAALAANGELDAALAAYQDALRADPGDPELHQRVAELLEWLERTPEAAHAYDDAALAWTRAGGLLRAVAATVLSRGLRGARPKTVRAVAERFALPPGALAPTFAWVADGKDPGVPVLSGVGRDAFVALVEALEVRAFWPGQRVVEEGQPGDSMFALVEGRAEVTRRVEGNARQVVATLGPGDFFGEVALVSEGPRLASVEVRERSVLLEFKRPSLARVSAAHPEVDAAVHAFYQRRLVDNLLRTSPLFTNLSPALKQAMSREFDLRAVPAGQVLLTQGQPGDAFYLLLRGQCQLSLEQPGRIVLLPELREGDVFGEISLLLDKPVSATVRTKTACVVLRLERAAFERHVVSQPGLKGQLMRMGTERLQQTAKALFV
- a CDS encoding YecA family protein — translated: MSPSKPGRNDPCPCGSGKKYKACHAAEDRAKAAPPPTAPAHPLKQDLEAAMSLLGDADVSRLSQALEHLGVLLQAAGPQPGLRYDDKAFSDHVGQALAKLAAQEGLDALEARNSLRVGVVRELGTRGFQEKLGAGLLAQAAKSGRTPEERRALCVGALLATAAKKTGKVRPEDNPVLDVVFDVQFREWSQKHAEVVRKYESLVAGMEQEDLTPEASEALRKAEAGELDALVKHVQADPALVERISREAKERAQRVEAKLRDPATPSVFSPEEELWLTVALWEPLRAMKSQPKEPEARRQVIAALLRAVKGAVDADFLEGMLERMREGAKDPAADEPTREWLTDAAIAFEAEPARLVLAALLTARQEAKGRSAEELVALADLKALPAWTPEQLEPYRQLLEKEGRASGAERIRRAQDWLREHPVQLDAEA
- a CDS encoding OmpP1/FadL family transporter, which encodes MKKTLSLVAILAAGTSQAAGFQVDTHSARATGAGGAATAWLEDSSSIYYNVANMVGVKKLDITLGDTGILPSITFQRPNMEAEGQRTTLSPPPHLFVVYKPFEKAAFGVGVFTPYGARSRWEEGFSGRFRGYESSLATYYINPSFAYELHPRFRFGAGLDIARATIELTRGLDFVNSEGSVHLGGADWGSGFNIGVQAKLLDNLDMGLHYRSAIDIAFQGQADFQNIPVEFQSRLTDQKAHADVVLPSTVTAGLAYRPLNNLLLAFDASWVDWSTFSELAIRFENPSIDNPLPKRWRAKWKYSLGGEYGVTDALQVRLGFTYDPSPSPNNTLTPDLPDANRFKVSVGAGYQFKPFRADLGYQFVALADKESTAPGMPGTYSGNAHVLGLTLGFNLQ